In the genome of Natronorubrum sediminis, one region contains:
- a CDS encoding NADH-quinone oxidoreductase subunit J: MMETIAFAVFAFVTLASALGVVLLEDPWHAALMLGVALMSIAIHFVMLAAEFVAMMQVLVYVGGVLVLITFAVMLTQRETGASEEVVQP, from the coding sequence ATGATGGAAACGATTGCGTTTGCGGTGTTTGCGTTCGTGACGCTCGCCAGTGCGCTCGGCGTGGTCCTCCTCGAGGACCCGTGGCACGCGGCGCTCATGCTCGGCGTTGCCCTGATGAGTATCGCGATTCACTTCGTGATGCTGGCGGCGGAGTTCGTCGCCATGATGCAGGTGCTCGTCTACGTCGGCGGGGTGCTCGTGCTCATCACGTTCGCTGTGATGCTCACCCAGCGTGAGACGGGAGCGTCCGAAGAGGTGGTACAGCCATGA
- a CDS encoding NuoI/complex I 23 kDa subunit family protein has translation MIGLLKSMATTMKHALDGSTFTVEYPDTAPDVSPRFRGVHKFSQERCIWCRQCENVCPNDTIQIVMDDQRNGEQYNLHIGQCIYCRLCEEVCPVDAILLTQNFEFTGDTKDDLVYNKEQLKAVPWYKDIDPLESREPDRGAWIGEGEGDVDYQ, from the coding sequence ATGATCGGACTACTCAAATCCATGGCCACGACGATGAAACACGCATTGGACGGCTCGACGTTCACCGTCGAGTACCCCGACACCGCACCCGACGTCTCCCCGCGATTCCGAGGCGTCCACAAGTTCAGTCAGGAACGGTGTATCTGGTGTCGTCAGTGTGAGAACGTCTGTCCAAATGACACCATCCAGATCGTCATGGACGACCAACGAAACGGCGAACAGTACAACCTCCACATCGGACAGTGCATCTACTGTCGACTCTGTGAGGAGGTCTGTCCTGTCGACGCGATCTTGCTCACCCAGAACTTCGAGTTCACGGGTGATACCAAGGACGATCTGGTCTACAACAAAGAACAGCTCAAAGCGGTACCGTGGTACAAGGATATCGACCCACTCGAGTCGCGCGAGCCCGACCGGGGCGCGTGGATCGGTGAGGGAGAGGGGGACGTCGATTACCAGTAA
- a CDS encoding complex I subunit 1/NuoH family protein has protein sequence MAAEITTAPLQNDEPVLLPERIGDLTGLDGLGIGGELLAAFIAAFIIGNLMLAMTGVAGPWAKRKITAAFTDRIAVTHLGPAGLFIIVADAVRLLSKELIIPENADRPAYDLAPIVVASSALLGFAVIPMGSGIHLADPEVGLAFVFAVAGIASIGLVMAGYASANKYSMLGGLRAVAQNVAYEIPLVVTGMSVVIFAGSLQMSTIVEAQAATLIDLGVVSIPAWYALVNPFAFVLFLLANFAEVGRNPFDTPEAPTEIVAGYQTEYSSVYFVLIYLGEFLHIFLGGAIIATIFLGGPAGPVLPGIVWFLIKIWAVFFLTQWLRSAVPRVRIDQLIEIGWKGLLVLSFANLILTAVIVGLIA, from the coding sequence ATGGCAGCCGAAATCACCACCGCGCCGCTCCAGAACGACGAACCGGTCTTGCTCCCCGAGCGAATCGGGGACCTGACGGGACTCGATGGACTCGGAATCGGCGGGGAACTCCTCGCCGCGTTCATCGCCGCGTTCATCATCGGCAACCTGATGCTCGCGATGACGGGCGTCGCCGGCCCATGGGCGAAACGAAAGATCACGGCCGCGTTCACGGACCGAATCGCGGTCACGCACCTCGGCCCGGCAGGGCTGTTCATCATCGTGGCAGACGCCGTGCGGCTGCTCTCGAAGGAGTTGATTATTCCAGAGAACGCCGATCGACCGGCCTACGACCTCGCGCCTATCGTCGTCGCCTCCTCTGCGCTCCTCGGCTTCGCCGTGATTCCGATGGGCAGTGGCATTCACCTCGCCGACCCCGAAGTCGGGCTGGCGTTCGTCTTCGCTGTCGCCGGCATCGCGAGTATCGGACTCGTGATGGCCGGCTACGCGTCGGCGAACAAGTACTCGATGCTCGGCGGATTGCGTGCGGTCGCACAGAACGTCGCCTACGAGATCCCGCTGGTCGTCACCGGGATGTCGGTCGTCATCTTCGCCGGCTCGTTGCAGATGAGTACCATCGTCGAGGCACAGGCCGCGACGCTGATCGATCTCGGGGTCGTTTCGATTCCGGCGTGGTACGCACTGGTCAATCCGTTCGCGTTCGTCCTGTTCTTGCTGGCGAACTTCGCTGAAGTTGGCCGAAACCCGTTCGACACGCCCGAGGCACCGACCGAAATCGTCGCCGGCTACCAGACCGAGTACTCCTCCGTGTACTTCGTGTTGATCTACCTCGGAGAGTTCCTCCACATCTTCCTCGGCGGCGCGATCATCGCAACGATCTTCCTCGGCGGGCCAGCCGGACCGGTACTACCGGGAATCGTCTGGTTCCTCATCAAAATCTGGGCGGTGTTCTTCCTTACCCAGTGGCTCCGTTCTGCGGTGCCACGCGTCAGGATCGATCAGCTAATCGAGATCGGCTGGAAGGGGCTGCTCGTCCTCTCGTTTGCGAATCTTATACTCACCGCAGTCATTGTGGGGCTGATAGCATGA
- a CDS encoding NADH-quinone oxidoreductase subunit D: MSTGLEEQPSVEVTESALEAVIGDRALARDDHLNAPGFVIRPNDVEDVLTDLRDQAGFDHCSCLTAQQYEDRYESIYHLKKYADPTQEVSIVVPTPTDDPVSESAASVYRTADWHEREAFDLVGIDYEGHPDPRRILLPETWQGHPLSKGYNQEKPQVVTLAEHENPIQPDHHEAESDTMFLNIGPHHPATHGVLHVKAVLDGETIVDIDPDIGYLHRCEEQMCQQGTYRHQIMPYPDRWDYVSAGLLNEWAYARAAEDLADIEVPEYAQIIRTMGAELCRIASHMLALGTFCLDVYGDFNAVFQYAFRDREVVQDILEDLTGQRLMFNYFRLGGVAWDLPEPREEFIEKTRDFLDELPAKIDEYNDLVTGNEIFQIRCNDTGILEPSVAKDYGCTGPVARGSGIDYDLRRDDPYGYYPELDWDVVTKDGCDNYSRVLVRMQEVEESAKIIEQCLDLLEGWPEDDREVQANVPRTLKPDADSEVYRAVEGAKGELGIYIRSDGTDKPGRFKIRSPCFHNLSALGEMTEGEYIPDLIASLGSLDIVLGEVDR, from the coding sequence ATGAGCACGGGACTCGAGGAACAACCGTCGGTCGAAGTGACGGAATCCGCCCTCGAGGCGGTGATCGGTGATCGCGCGCTCGCGCGTGACGACCACCTGAACGCACCGGGGTTCGTCATCCGTCCGAACGACGTCGAGGACGTGCTGACGGACCTGCGTGACCAAGCGGGCTTCGACCACTGTTCGTGTTTGACCGCACAGCAGTACGAAGATCGCTACGAGTCGATTTACCACCTGAAGAAGTACGCCGATCCGACGCAGGAGGTCTCGATCGTCGTGCCGACGCCGACGGACGACCCCGTCAGCGAGTCGGCCGCATCGGTCTACCGGACGGCAGATTGGCACGAACGGGAAGCGTTCGACCTCGTGGGAATCGACTACGAGGGCCACCCTGATCCCCGACGAATCTTGCTGCCTGAAACCTGGCAGGGACACCCACTCTCGAAGGGGTACAATCAGGAGAAGCCACAGGTGGTGACGCTCGCCGAACACGAGAACCCGATTCAGCCGGATCACCACGAGGCCGAATCGGACACGATGTTCCTGAACATCGGGCCACACCATCCGGCGACACACGGCGTGTTACACGTCAAGGCCGTGTTGGACGGCGAAACGATCGTCGACATCGACCCCGACATCGGCTACCTTCACCGCTGTGAGGAGCAGATGTGCCAGCAGGGAACCTACCGCCACCAGATCATGCCCTATCCGGACCGCTGGGACTACGTCTCCGCAGGGCTGTTGAACGAGTGGGCGTACGCGCGCGCAGCGGAGGATCTGGCGGATATCGAAGTGCCCGAGTACGCACAGATCATCCGCACAATGGGTGCCGAGTTGTGTCGGATCGCTTCACACATGCTCGCGCTCGGAACCTTCTGTCTCGACGTCTACGGCGACTTCAACGCCGTCTTCCAGTACGCCTTCCGCGACCGAGAGGTCGTCCAGGATATTCTGGAAGACCTCACCGGCCAGCGATTGATGTTCAACTACTTCCGTCTGGGCGGCGTCGCCTGGGACCTCCCCGAACCTCGCGAGGAGTTCATCGAGAAAACGCGGGACTTCCTCGACGAACTGCCAGCGAAAATCGACGAGTACAACGACCTCGTCACCGGAAACGAAATCTTCCAGATTCGCTGCAACGACACGGGCATCTTAGAGCCAAGCGTCGCCAAAGACTACGGCTGTACCGGCCCCGTCGCTCGAGGCTCGGGAATCGACTACGACCTCCGACGCGATGACCCCTACGGCTACTACCCCGAACTGGATTGGGATGTCGTCACTAAGGACGGCTGTGACAACTACAGCCGCGTCCTCGTGCGCATGCAGGAAGTCGAGGAGTCCGCGAAGATCATCGAGCAGTGTCTCGACTTGCTCGAGGGGTGGCCCGAAGACGACCGGGAGGTACAGGCCAACGTTCCGCGGACGCTCAAACCCGACGCGGACTCGGAAGTCTATCGCGCCGTCGAAGGGGCGAAGGGGGAACTCGGGATCTACATCCGATCGGACGGGACGGACAAGCCCGGCCGGTTCAAGATCCGCAGTCCGTGTTTCCACAACCTCTCGGCGCTCGGCGAGATGACCGAAGGGGAGTACATCCCCGATCTGATCGCCTCGCTCGGTAGTCTCGACATCGTTCTCGGCGAGGTGGACCGGTAA
- a CDS encoding NADH-quinone oxidoreductase subunit B produces the protein MSSNNPRQSIYDSTDPSTDTRDSRIGEGPDNRFNSKLREAFGASPFILTKFDQFMNWVRGNSMFMLQFGIACCSIEMIHTYAIRHDIDRYGAGVPRASPRQADVMIVPGTIVSKFGPRMKRVYDQMPEPKFVVGMGSCTISGGPFQEGYNVVKGAEEIIPVDIHVPGCPPRPEALIYGVLKLQERIQNGESSPVVVKPYELEQFGDLPKDELVQKLADDIDEEDLVMRYNWADSP, from the coding sequence ATGAGTAGTAACAATCCACGGCAATCGATCTACGACAGTACCGACCCGTCGACGGATACCCGCGACTCGCGGATCGGTGAGGGTCCCGACAACCGGTTCAACTCGAAACTTCGAGAGGCTTTCGGCGCGTCTCCGTTCATCCTCACGAAGTTCGACCAGTTCATGAACTGGGTCCGCGGAAACTCGATGTTCATGCTGCAGTTCGGGATCGCCTGTTGCAGTATCGAGATGATCCACACGTACGCGATCAGACACGATATCGATCGCTACGGTGCCGGTGTGCCACGCGCCTCGCCGCGCCAGGCCGACGTGATGATCGTTCCCGGGACGATCGTCTCGAAGTTCGGCCCGCGCATGAAGCGCGTCTACGACCAGATGCCCGAACCCAAGTTCGTCGTCGGCATGGGCTCGTGTACGATCTCTGGCGGCCCGTTTCAAGAAGGGTACAACGTCGTCAAGGGTGCCGAGGAAATCATCCCCGTCGACATCCACGTTCCCGGCTGCCCGCCACGACCCGAAGCGCTGATCTACGGGGTTTTGAAGCTTCAAGAACGGATTCAAAACGGCGAATCCTCGCCGGTCGTCGTCAAACCCTACGAACTCGAGCAATTCGGCGACCTGCCGAAGGACGAACTCGTTCAAAAACTCGCAGACGACATCGACGAGGAGGACCTCGTCATGCGCTACAACTGGGCTGATTCACCATGA
- a CDS encoding NADH-quinone oxidoreductase subunit A, translated as MNDWIAIGALALVGLLIPFGMMVVSALLRPSVPETSKRATYESGEIPTGGTRIRFNIQYYMVALLFVVFDIETVLLFPWAVVYQDALAAPEYGLLEALGPMLLFVAILLVGLAWAWRTGAVQWAQTPRQAASESDRQ; from the coding sequence ATGAACGATTGGATCGCTATCGGGGCACTGGCGCTCGTGGGGCTGTTGATACCATTTGGCATGATGGTGGTCTCAGCACTCCTGCGACCGTCGGTTCCCGAAACGAGTAAGCGTGCCACCTACGAGAGTGGCGAGATTCCCACCGGCGGAACGCGCATTCGCTTTAACATCCAGTACTACATGGTTGCGCTACTGTTCGTGGTCTTCGATATCGAGACCGTCCTCTTGTTTCCCTGGGCGGTCGTCTACCAGGATGCGCTGGCCGCGCCGGAGTACGGGCTTCTCGAGGCGCTGGGTCCGATGTTGCTGTTCGTCGCTATCCTCCTCGTCGGACTCGCGTGGGCGTGGCGCACCGGTGCGGTACAGTGGGCACAGACACCTCGTCAGGCAGCGTCTGAGAGTGACCGACAATGA
- a CDS encoding AIR carboxylase family protein, with protein MSDSVSDLIDRLHREAGQNLSAEETPDVGIVMGSDSDLTVMSTGGERRGAYDAFVDELGFAEQTDYDEPPAERFTFETSVTSAHRTPDLMAAYAETAEDRGLEVLIAGAGGKSADLPNMTASIAYPLPVIGVPVQEKSVDSVIGMPTGAPLVAVDAGKSFNAALSAAQILARQHDEVRDRLVAYHDELRAGVGDVSRELHDEGTVSFSNK; from the coding sequence ATGAGCGACAGCGTGAGCGACCTGATCGATCGGTTACACCGCGAGGCTGGACAGAACCTCTCGGCCGAGGAGACGCCCGACGTAGGCATCGTCATGGGAAGCGACTCGGATCTCACGGTCATGTCCACCGGCGGCGAGCGCCGCGGCGCGTACGACGCCTTCGTCGACGAACTCGGCTTCGCCGAACAGACCGACTACGACGAACCGCCAGCAGAACGGTTCACGTTCGAGACGTCCGTCACCTCCGCCCACCGAACTCCCGACCTGATGGCGGCCTACGCGGAGACGGCCGAAGATCGCGGCCTCGAGGTGCTCATCGCCGGTGCGGGCGGTAAGTCGGCAGACCTGCCGAACATGACCGCGTCGATCGCCTACCCGCTGCCGGTGATCGGCGTCCCGGTCCAGGAGAAGTCGGTCGATAGCGTCATCGGGATGCCGACCGGTGCCCCACTCGTCGCCGTCGACGCGGGAAAATCGTTCAACGCTGCCCTCTCGGCCGCCCAAATTCTCGCGCGACAACACGACGAGGTTCGCGACCGTCTCGTCGCCTACCACGACGAGTTGCGAGCGGGTGTCGGGGACGTCTCTCGAGAACTTCACGACGAGGGGACCGTTTCGTTCTCGAATAAGTGA
- a CDS encoding 5-(carboxyamino)imidazole ribonucleotide synthase, with protein sequence MTTLETPGPTVGVVGGGQLGRMLGEAAAPLGIEVIVLDPTPECPAAPVVSDQLVAGFDDEEAIRDLASCADVLTFEIELADQDVLERVEAETGTPVHPKPATLRTIHDKLVQKRELEDAGIPVPPFREVEDADDVREAIDDYGAPVMLKARTGGYDGRGNVPVESKDEAADALESVAGPAMVEAFVEFEREVSVIAVKGEDDVATFPLGENVHVEEVLRETIVPARSSADVTERAYEVARDVLEVMDGRGVYGIELFETSESARADGDPGENRAGGGEILLNEIAPRPHNSGHWTIEGTHHSQFEQHLRAVLGWPLGETQLRSPTVLTNLLADVEDERTAQLRDIDSVLETPDAHLHWYGKEQARPLRKMGHVTVSGHEEDADVEALLETARDLEDGLTFRPE encoded by the coding sequence ATGACCACGCTCGAGACGCCGGGACCGACAGTCGGCGTCGTCGGAGGGGGACAACTCGGACGGATGCTCGGCGAGGCGGCTGCACCGCTTGGCATCGAGGTGATCGTACTCGATCCGACGCCGGAGTGTCCGGCAGCACCCGTCGTTAGCGACCAGCTCGTCGCCGGGTTCGACGACGAGGAAGCCATCCGTGACCTCGCCTCATGCGCGGACGTGCTCACGTTCGAAATCGAACTCGCCGATCAAGACGTCCTCGAGCGCGTCGAGGCGGAGACGGGCACGCCGGTCCACCCGAAACCCGCGACGCTGCGGACGATTCACGACAAACTCGTCCAGAAGCGGGAACTCGAGGACGCTGGGATCCCCGTTCCACCGTTCCGGGAGGTCGAAGACGCCGACGACGTTCGGGAAGCGATCGACGACTACGGCGCGCCGGTGATGCTCAAGGCCCGAACGGGCGGCTACGACGGCCGCGGCAACGTCCCCGTCGAGTCGAAAGACGAGGCTGCAGACGCCCTCGAGTCCGTCGCCGGTCCCGCGATGGTCGAGGCCTTCGTCGAGTTCGAGCGCGAGGTGTCCGTCATCGCGGTGAAGGGTGAGGACGACGTCGCAACCTTCCCGCTCGGGGAAAACGTACACGTCGAGGAGGTTCTGCGGGAAACGATCGTGCCCGCGCGCTCGAGTGCGGACGTGACGGAACGTGCATACGAGGTTGCCCGAGACGTCCTCGAGGTGATGGACGGACGCGGCGTCTACGGCATCGAACTGTTCGAGACGAGCGAGTCGGCGCGCGCTGACGGTGACCCGGGTGAGAACCGAGCGGGCGGCGGCGAAATTTTGCTCAACGAGATCGCACCGCGCCCGCACAATTCGGGCCACTGGACGATCGAGGGAACACACCACTCCCAGTTCGAACAACACCTCCGCGCGGTGTTGGGGTGGCCCCTCGGTGAAACCCAACTTCGCTCGCCGACCGTGCTCACGAACCTGCTGGCCGACGTCGAAGACGAACGGACGGCGCAACTGCGCGATATCGATTCGGTGCTCGAGACGCCCGACGCGCACCTCCACTGGTACGGCAAAGAGCAGGCCCGCCCGCTCCGCAAGATGGGACACGTGACGGTGTCGGGTCACGAGGAAGACGCCGACGTCGAGGCCTTGCTCGAGACCGCGCGCGACCTCGAGGACGGACTCACGTTCCGACCCGAGTAA
- a CDS encoding carboxymuconolactone decarboxylase family protein translates to MVSTEIQEEIEAYLGTVPSWIESLPEPAADHSWKLVRDLQLEETELSAREKALVGLGAASATQCPYCVHFHRAEAELDGVTDEELQEAVNIAGEVRYFSSVLHGSEIEYDAFVSETAEMVEHIETQQAAMSGSD, encoded by the coding sequence ATGGTATCGACAGAAATACAGGAAGAAATCGAGGCGTATCTCGGAACGGTTCCAAGCTGGATCGAATCGCTTCCGGAACCGGCCGCAGATCACAGTTGGAAACTCGTGCGCGACCTCCAGTTGGAAGAAACCGAGCTATCGGCACGCGAGAAGGCACTCGTCGGCCTCGGCGCGGCGAGTGCGACCCAGTGTCCGTACTGCGTACACTTCCACAGAGCGGAGGCCGAACTCGATGGCGTGACGGACGAAGAGTTGCAAGAGGCGGTCAACATCGCGGGAGAAGTCCGATACTTCTCGTCGGTCCTACACGGCTCCGAGATCGAGTACGATGCGTTCGTCAGCGAGACGGCGGAGATGGTCGAACACATCGAAACGCAACAGGCCGCGATGTCGGGAAGCGACTGA
- the ribH gene encoding 6,7-dimethyl-8-ribityllumazine synthase yields the protein MTTLGLVVAEFNRPITEQMENDALEAAQSAGAEVYDTVTVPGVYDAPLAADRLARLEAVDAVAVIGTVITGDTDHDQVITDAAAQRLADVSLERDTPVTLGVTGPGMSAAESRERVENAAKAVDGALDLVEELPDAEDQQ from the coding sequence ATGACCACGCTCGGATTGGTGGTCGCGGAGTTCAACCGTCCGATCACCGAGCAGATGGAGAATGACGCCCTCGAGGCCGCCCAGTCGGCGGGTGCCGAGGTGTACGACACGGTCACCGTTCCGGGCGTGTACGATGCGCCACTCGCGGCGGATCGCCTCGCCCGTCTCGAGGCCGTCGACGCCGTGGCCGTCATTGGGACGGTCATCACTGGCGACACCGACCACGATCAGGTTATCACCGACGCGGCCGCACAGCGCCTCGCTGACGTGAGCCTCGAGCGTGATACGCCCGTCACCCTCGGCGTGACGGGACCGGGCATGTCCGCCGCCGAATCGCGCGAACGCGTCGAGAACGCGGCGAAAGCCGTCGACGGCGCGCTCGACCTCGTCGAGGAACTTCCCGACGCTGAAGACCAACAATGA
- a CDS encoding pyridoxal phosphate-dependent aminotransferase, producing the protein MTMEFTDRLTRVEPSATLAISALATELENDGADVVDLSVGEPDFPTPQNVVDAGQDAMDAGHTGYTTSAGIIDLREAIVDKLADDGLEHTTDEIIVTPGAKQALYEIIQALIGEGDEVALLDPAWVSYEAMVKMAGGDLTRVDLSTSDFQLEPALDDLTEAVSDDTELLIVNSPSNPTGAVYSDAALEGVRDLAVEHDITVISDEIYKEITYGVEPTSLGTLEGMADRTITVNGFSKAYSMTGWRLGYFAGPEELIDQAGKLHSHSVSSAVNFVQHAGIEALENTDDAVSEMVEAFSERRELVVDLLEEHDVDVAVPDGAFYMMLPVDDDDQAWCEGAIEDAHVATVPGSAFGTPGYARISYAASEERLEEGIERLADEGYL; encoded by the coding sequence ATGACCATGGAATTCACCGACCGCCTGACCCGAGTCGAACCGTCCGCAACCCTCGCCATCTCCGCGCTCGCGACCGAACTCGAGAACGACGGCGCAGACGTCGTCGACCTCTCCGTGGGCGAACCCGACTTCCCGACGCCCCAGAACGTCGTCGACGCCGGCCAGGACGCGATGGACGCCGGCCACACCGGCTACACCACCTCTGCGGGGATCATCGACCTCCGCGAGGCGATCGTCGACAAACTCGCCGACGACGGCCTCGAGCACACGACCGACGAGATCATCGTCACGCCGGGTGCGAAGCAGGCGCTGTACGAAATCATTCAGGCCCTGATCGGCGAGGGCGACGAGGTCGCCCTGCTTGACCCCGCGTGGGTTTCCTACGAGGCGATGGTCAAGATGGCTGGCGGCGACCTCACGCGCGTCGATCTCTCCACCTCCGACTTCCAACTCGAGCCAGCCCTCGACGACCTCACTGAGGCCGTCTCCGACGACACCGAACTTCTGATCGTCAACTCGCCGTCGAACCCGACCGGCGCGGTCTACTCCGACGCGGCACTCGAGGGCGTGCGCGACCTCGCCGTCGAACACGACATCACGGTCATCTCCGACGAGATCTACAAGGAGATTACCTACGGTGTCGAGCCAACGAGCCTCGGCACGCTCGAGGGGATGGCCGACCGAACGATCACCGTCAACGGCTTCTCGAAAGCCTACTCGATGACTGGTTGGCGGCTTGGCTACTTTGCCGGCCCCGAGGAACTGATCGACCAGGCTGGCAAACTCCACAGCCACTCGGTCTCCTCCGCAGTCAACTTCGTCCAGCACGCCGGAATCGAGGCACTCGAGAACACCGACGACGCAGTGTCGGAGATGGTCGAAGCGTTCAGCGAGCGCCGCGAACTCGTCGTCGACTTACTCGAAGAGCACGATGTCGACGTCGCCGTGCCGGACGGTGCGTTCTACATGATGCTTCCCGTGGACGACGACGATCAGGCCTGGTGTGAGGGTGCGATCGAAGACGCCCACGTCGCGACGGTCCCTGGCAGCGCGTTCGGCACGCCCGGTTACGCTCGAATCTCCTACGCCGCGAGCGAGGAACGACTCGAGGAAGGTATCGAGCGACTGGCCGACGAAGGCTACCTGTAA
- a CDS encoding DUF420 domain-containing protein, with the protein MATASARRRLREQPIGATIALTIVGYALVFGTFLLDLPIYPDLTPDQVTIFTHAIAVINAVTTILIVAGWYWIRVGEVEKHRKAMISAFVSIVLFLVTYLTRVGGGDGEKQIVAPALETLAYQIMLGIHIILSIVAVPVVLYALILGLTHTPSELRNTSHAKIGRIAAASWVVSLVLGVVTYVMLNHVYTYEFAIVVAPLP; encoded by the coding sequence ATGGCGACTGCTTCCGCGAGACGGCGGCTTCGAGAACAGCCGATCGGTGCCACGATTGCGCTAACGATCGTCGGGTACGCACTGGTCTTCGGGACGTTCCTCCTCGACTTGCCGATCTACCCGGATCTAACGCCCGATCAGGTCACGATATTCACGCACGCAATTGCGGTGATCAATGCAGTGACCACGATCCTCATCGTCGCCGGTTGGTACTGGATTCGAGTCGGTGAGGTCGAAAAACACCGAAAAGCGATGATTAGTGCATTCGTCTCCATCGTGTTGTTCTTAGTTACGTATCTGACTCGAGTCGGCGGTGGAGACGGTGAGAAGCAGATCGTTGCACCTGCACTCGAGACGCTAGCCTACCAGATCATGCTTGGAATCCACATTATCCTCTCGATCGTGGCCGTTCCGGTCGTGCTCTACGCGCTGATTCTCGGGTTGACACACACCCCGTCGGAACTTCGGAACACGTCCCACGCGAAAATCGGTCGCATCGCCGCGGCGTCGTGGGTAGTCAGTCTCGTCCTCGGCGTCGTCACGTACGTGATGCTCAACCACGTCTACACCTACGAATTCGCCATCGTCGTCGCTCCGCTTCCCTAA
- a CDS encoding HalOD1 output domain-containing protein, with protein sequence MTEGDGDSVDMSCQKTPSQAVVEAVAAAEGVPPEELCPPAYESLYTVVDPEALDSLFASQPNGIQRPNGEISFPFCEYDVTIEWNGEITLEELSD encoded by the coding sequence ATGACGGAGGGGGACGGCGACAGTGTTGACATGTCCTGCCAGAAGACACCGAGTCAGGCCGTAGTCGAAGCGGTCGCTGCGGCCGAAGGAGTTCCGCCTGAAGAGTTGTGTCCACCGGCCTACGAATCGTTGTACACTGTTGTCGATCCAGAAGCGCTCGACTCGCTCTTTGCATCGCAACCCAACGGCATTCAACGACCGAACGGCGAAATTTCGTTTCCGTTCTGTGAGTACGACGTTACCATCGAGTGGAACGGCGAGATAACGCTCGAGGAGTTATCCGACTGA